A window of Jannaschia sp. M317 contains these coding sequences:
- a CDS encoding DUF2190 family protein, which translates to MKNYVQKGENLTLTAPYAVTSGGGCKTGLIFGVAAGDAASGETADLVTVGVFDMPKVAANNFAEGAVVYWDDTAKVVTSTASGNTKIGVAVTAAANPSASVPVRLNGTF; encoded by the coding sequence ATGAAGAACTATGTGCAGAAGGGGGAAAACCTGACCCTCACAGCCCCCTACGCCGTCACCAGTGGCGGTGGGTGCAAGACGGGCCTGATCTTCGGCGTGGCCGCTGGTGACGCTGCCAGTGGCGAAACTGCCGATCTGGTAACGGTCGGTGTCTTCGACATGCCCAAGGTGGCCGCGAACAACTTTGCCGAAGGGGCTGTGGTCTATTGGGATGACACCGCCAAGGTGGTCACATCCACCGCCAGTGGCAACACCAAGATCGGGGTGGCCGTCACAGCCGCCGCGAACCCGAGCGCCAGTGTCCCGGTTCGGCTCAACGGCACCTTCTGA
- a CDS encoding DUF6538 domain-containing protein encodes MTITKRGSSYYLRKRVPRRYQSVESRGVVWISLHTDSETVAKVKAPAAWSHLIEGWEARLAGDTSDAERRFDAARELAAVRGFRYLPFDKVADLPIAELRARLDAAKGRDGEPDTREAAAVLGGTAEPAITVTRALDLFWTLAKDKSLGKSADQLRRWETPRKKAVANFVAVVGDKPLAEISGDDMLDFRQWWTERLESEGLTPNSANKDLIHLGDVMKTVNKMKRLGLVLPLSDLSFKEGEAKQRPPFSTAWITERLLAPGALDGLNTEARCVVLGMVNTGYRPSEGANLLPAHIRLADRVPHISIEPAGRQLKSAYARRIIPLAGVSLEAFKECPKGFPRYRDNASLSATVNKFLRERGLMESPDHVLYSLRHSFEDRMLNAGIDDRIRRDLFGHRLTRERYGKGASLDHLAECIQRVAL; translated from the coding sequence ATGACCATCACCAAGCGCGGCAGCAGCTATTACCTTCGCAAGCGGGTGCCCCGGCGCTATCAGTCGGTGGAGTCGCGCGGCGTGGTCTGGATCAGCCTGCACACCGATTCTGAGACTGTGGCAAAGGTGAAGGCCCCGGCGGCGTGGTCCCATCTGATCGAAGGTTGGGAAGCCCGTCTTGCCGGTGACACGTCCGACGCCGAACGCCGGTTCGATGCCGCCCGCGAATTGGCGGCTGTGCGGGGCTTTCGATACCTGCCCTTCGATAAGGTGGCAGACCTGCCGATTGCCGAATTGCGGGCGCGGCTGGACGCGGCCAAGGGGCGCGACGGTGAGCCTGACACGCGCGAAGCGGCGGCTGTGCTGGGGGGCACGGCGGAACCTGCCATCACAGTCACGCGGGCGCTGGACCTGTTCTGGACGCTGGCCAAGGACAAGTCGCTGGGGAAGTCTGCCGATCAGTTGCGGCGTTGGGAAACCCCCCGCAAGAAAGCCGTGGCCAACTTCGTCGCGGTCGTCGGGGACAAGCCGCTCGCAGAGATTTCCGGCGACGACATGCTTGATTTCCGGCAATGGTGGACGGAACGGCTGGAGTCCGAAGGGCTGACACCGAATAGCGCCAACAAGGATTTGATCCACCTTGGCGACGTGATGAAGACCGTTAACAAGATGAAACGGCTGGGGCTTGTCCTTCCCCTGTCCGACCTGTCGTTCAAAGAGGGTGAGGCCAAACAGCGCCCGCCGTTCAGCACAGCTTGGATCACGGAACGGCTTCTGGCCCCTGGCGCACTGGACGGCTTGAACACGGAAGCGCGTTGTGTGGTGCTGGGGATGGTCAACACCGGATACCGGCCCAGCGAAGGGGCGAACCTGTTGCCCGCCCATATCCGGCTTGCAGACAGGGTGCCGCATATCTCGATTGAACCGGCGGGACGGCAATTGAAGTCGGCCTATGCGCGCCGGATCATCCCGCTTGCCGGGGTCAGCCTTGAAGCCTTCAAAGAATGTCCGAAAGGGTTCCCCCGCTATCGGGACAACGCCAGCCTGTCGGCCACTGTGAACAAGTTCCTGCGGGAACGCGGGTTGATGGAGTCGCCCGATCACGTCCTTTACAGCCTGCGGCACAGTTTTGAGGACCGGATGCTGAATGCCGGAATTGATGACCGGATCAGGCGCGACCTGTTCGGGCACCGCCTCACACGCGAGCGCTACGGCAAGGGGGCATCGCTGGACCATCTTGCAGAGTGCATTCAACGGGTTGCGCTTTGA
- a CDS encoding L,D-transpeptidase has product MQRRELIAGGAALGLMGLGAVEANAQGTPLSMQPVEVRIRADIAPNEVHVIPDAFMLYWTQPNQRAIRYMVRVGRDDLYEPGEYFVGAKKEWPSWTPTPAMIERNPAYKQWEDGQPGGPNNPLGARALYLFQPGRGDTFLRVHGTNAPSTIGRAVSNGCAGMLNDHIVDLYSRVPMRSRVVLHPKTA; this is encoded by the coding sequence ATGCAGAGACGTGAATTGATCGCCGGTGGGGCGGCTTTGGGCTTGATGGGCCTTGGCGCGGTAGAAGCCAATGCGCAGGGCACCCCCCTGTCGATGCAGCCTGTCGAGGTCCGGATCCGTGCGGATATCGCCCCGAACGAGGTTCACGTGATCCCCGACGCCTTCATGCTGTATTGGACCCAGCCGAACCAACGCGCCATTCGCTACATGGTGCGGGTCGGCCGCGACGACCTGTATGAGCCGGGCGAGTATTTCGTCGGGGCCAAGAAGGAATGGCCGAGCTGGACCCCGACCCCCGCCATGATCGAGCGCAACCCTGCCTACAAGCAGTGGGAAGACGGACAGCCGGGTGGGCCGAACAACCCGCTGGGCGCGCGCGCGCTCTACCTGTTTCAGCCGGGGCGGGGCGACACGTTCCTGCGCGTCCATGGCACCAACGCGCCCAGCACGATCGGCCGGGCCGTATCGAATGGCTGCGCGGGAATGCTCAACGACCATATCGTCGATCTTTACAGCCGCGTGCCGATGCGCAGCCGGGTGGTGCTCCATCCGAAGACGGCCTGA
- the ychF gene encoding redox-regulated ATPase YchF, whose amino-acid sequence MGFKMGIVGLPNVGKSTLFNALTRTAAAQAANFPFCTIDPNVGDVAVPDARLDTLAAIAKSKETIPTRMTFVDIAGLVKGASKGEGLGNQFLANIRETDAIAHVLRCFEDGDVTHVEDRVNPVEDAEIIETELMIADMESIEKRLQGLSRKVRGGDKEAVQQERLLKMALSALESGQPARTVEVADDDLKAWSLLQMLTSKPILYVCNVDEGSAAEGNAHSAAVAAMAEAQGAAHVIISAQIEEEIAQLSDEEAAEFLSEMGLEEPGLDRLIRAGYSLLSLETYFTVGPKEARAWTIRQGTSAPKAAGVIHGDFEKGFIRAETIAYDDFVTLGGEQPAKEAGKMRAEGKAYIVKDGDVLHFLFNT is encoded by the coding sequence ATGGGCTTCAAGATGGGCATCGTGGGTCTGCCGAACGTCGGCAAGTCGACCCTGTTCAACGCGCTGACGCGCACTGCCGCCGCGCAGGCCGCCAACTTTCCGTTTTGTACGATTGACCCCAACGTGGGCGATGTTGCCGTGCCGGACGCCCGTCTGGATACCTTGGCCGCCATTGCCAAATCGAAAGAGACCATCCCGACGCGGATGACCTTTGTGGACATCGCCGGTCTGGTAAAGGGTGCCTCCAAGGGCGAAGGGCTGGGCAATCAGTTCCTGGCCAACATCCGCGAGACGGACGCCATCGCCCATGTCCTGCGCTGTTTCGAGGACGGCGACGTGACCCACGTTGAGGATCGTGTGAATCCGGTCGAGGACGCCGAGATCATCGAGACCGAGCTGATGATCGCCGACATGGAATCGATCGAAAAGCGGCTGCAGGGCTTGTCCCGCAAGGTCCGGGGCGGCGACAAGGAGGCAGTCCAGCAGGAACGCCTGTTGAAGATGGCCCTGTCCGCGCTGGAAAGCGGTCAACCGGCACGCACGGTCGAGGTGGCCGACGACGATCTGAAGGCCTGGTCCCTGCTGCAAATGCTGACGTCCAAGCCGATCCTCTATGTGTGCAACGTCGACGAAGGTTCCGCCGCCGAAGGCAACGCCCATTCCGCCGCCGTGGCGGCCATGGCCGAGGCGCAGGGGGCCGCCCATGTCATCATCTCTGCCCAGATCGAAGAGGAAATCGCCCAGCTGTCCGACGAGGAAGCCGCCGAATTCCTGTCCGAGATGGGCCTCGAAGAGCCGGGGCTGGATCGGTTGATCCGCGCGGGTTATTCCCTGCTGTCGCTGGAAACCTATTTTACCGTCGGTCCGAAAGAGGCCCGCGCCTGGACAATCCGTCAGGGTACCAGCGCGCCGAAAGCAGCGGGCGTGATTCACGGGGACTTCGAAAAGGGTTTCATTCGGGCCGAGACCATTGCCTACGACGATTTCGTCACGCTGGGGGGGGAGCAGCCCGCCAAGGAAGCCGGCAAGATGCGGGCCGAGGGCAAGGCCTATATCGTCAAGGACGGCGACGTCCTGCATTTCCTGTTCAACACCTGA
- a CDS encoding type 1 glutamine amidotransferase domain-containing protein — protein MKILMVLTSHDTLGDTGKKTGFWLEEFAAPYYVFKDAGTEITLASPKGGQPPIDPSSDSSDAQTDDTRRFKDDADAQAHLANTLTLSDVTEDGFDAIFYPGGHGPLWDLAEDTDSKRLIEAFNAANRPVGAVCHAPAVFRHTQGPDNKPLVSGRRVTGFTNTEEEAVALTDIVPFLVEDMLKANGGTYEKGADWSSFVLRDGNLVTGQNPASSAAAAQEILALLK, from the coding sequence ATGAAAATCCTGATGGTACTGACATCCCACGACACGCTCGGGGACACTGGTAAGAAAACTGGCTTCTGGCTGGAAGAATTCGCGGCACCCTACTACGTCTTCAAGGACGCGGGCACCGAGATCACATTGGCCTCGCCCAAAGGGGGGCAGCCGCCGATTGATCCCTCCAGCGACAGCTCGGACGCGCAGACCGACGATACCCGCCGCTTCAAGGACGATGCCGACGCGCAGGCGCATCTGGCGAACACTCTGACACTCTCGGATGTCACCGAAGACGGGTTTGACGCGATCTTCTATCCGGGCGGCCATGGCCCCTTGTGGGATCTGGCCGAAGATACGGACAGCAAGCGCCTGATAGAGGCTTTCAACGCCGCCAACAGGCCCGTTGGTGCCGTCTGTCACGCCCCCGCCGTGTTCCGCCACACACAGGGGCCGGATAACAAGCCGCTGGTTTCCGGCCGTCGGGTAACAGGATTTACCAACACCGAAGAAGAGGCCGTGGCCCTCACCGACATTGTGCCTTTCTTAGTCGAGGACATGCTGAAGGCAAATGGTGGCACCTACGAAAAGGGAGCGGATTGGAGCAGCTTCGTCTTGCGCGACGGCAATCTGGTGACCGGCCAGAATCCCGCCTCATCGGCCGCGGCGGCGCAGGAAATCCTTGCTTTGCTGAAATAG